A genomic region of Raphanus sativus cultivar WK10039 chromosome 6, ASM80110v3, whole genome shotgun sequence contains the following coding sequences:
- the LOC108812384 gene encoding cullin-4 isoform X2 — translation MMLKYGGTKNNQNRSVWNDIGGGDNRVPVMKMVKKIKHNVYMRTHMATPSLPTNFEDTTWDNLQSAIRAIFLKQPFSFDLERLYQAVDNLCLHKLEGKLYQRIEKECEEHISVALQSLVGQDTDLSVFLSLVEKCWQDFCDQMLMIRSIALSLDRKYVIQNPNVRSLWEMGLQLFRKHLSLSPDVEQKTVTALLRMIEKERLAEAVNRTLLSHLLKMFTALGIYTESFEKHFLECTSEFYAAEGMKYMQQYDVPEYLKHVEGRLHEENERCILYIDPSTRKPLISTIEKQLLERHTIGILDKGFTPLMDGRRTEDLQRMYTLFSRVNALESLRQALSSYIRKTGQKIVMDEEKDKDMVQSLLDFKASLDIVWEESYCKNESFGNTIKDSFEHLINLRQNRPAELIAKFLDEKLRAGNKGTSEEELENTLEKVLVLFRFIQGKDVFEAFYKKDLAKRLLLGKSASIDAEKSMISKLKTECGSQFTNKLEGMFKDIELSKEINESFKQSSQARTKLPSGIELSVHVLTTGYWPTYPPMDVKLPHELNVYQDIFKEFYLSKYSGRRLMWQNSLGHCVLKADFTKAKKELAVSLFQAVVLMLFNDAMKLSFEDIKDSTGIEDKELRRTLQSLACGKVRILHKYPKGRDVQDGDEFDFNDTFTAPLYRIKVNAIQMKETVEENTSTTERVFQDRQYQIDAAIVRIMKTRKVLSHTLLITELFQQLKFPIKPADLKKRIESLIDREYLERDKSNPQIYNYLA, via the exons ATGATGCTCAAATATGGTGGAACAAAAAACAACCAAAACAGAAGTGTGTGGAATGATATTGGAGGTGGGGACAATCGAGTACCAGTAATGAAGATGGTAAAGAAGATCAAACACAATGTCTACATGAGAACACACATGGCTACG CCAAGTCTACCTACAAACTTTGAAGATACTACTTGGGATAATCTCCAGTCAGCTATCAGAGCTATATTCCTCAAACAGCCCTTTTCTTTTGACCTCGAGAGGCTTTACCAG GCTGTTGATAACCTTTGCTTGCATAAGCTGGAAGGAAAGCTTTACCAACGGATTGAGAAGGAGTGCGAAGAACACATCTCTGTAGCTTTACAGTCGTTGGTTGGGCAAGACACCGATCTGTCTGTTTTCTTGTCTCTCGTTGAGAAATGCTGGCAAGATTTCTGTGACCAGATGCTTATGATCCGTAGTATAGCCTTGTCTTTGGATAGGAAGTATGTGATACAGAACCCAAATGTACGTTCCTTATGGGAGATGGGCCTGCAGCTTTTCCGGAAGCATCTTTCTCTGTCCCCTGATGTTGAGCAGAAGACAGTTACTGCTCTCTTAAGAATGATTGAAAAGGAAAG GTTAGCCGAAGCTGTTAATAGGACTTTACTAAGCCATCTCTTAAAGATGTTTACTGCACTGGGAATATATACTGAGAGCTTTGAAAAACATTTCCTTGAATGCACTTCTGAATTTTATGCTGCTGAAGGAATGAAGTATATGCAGCAGTATGACGTTCCTGAGTACCTGAAGCATGTCGAG GGAAGGTTGCATGAAGAGAATGAAAGATGCATACTATACATAGATCCATCGACCAGGAAACCCTTGATATCAACTATTGAAAAGCAACTTCTTGAGCGTCATACAATTGGTATCCTTGATAAG GGATTCACACCATTAATGGATGGACGTCGTACTGAGGACCTCCAGAGGATGTACACCCTGTTTTCTAGGGTCAATGCACTTGAGTCTTTGAGGCAAGCGCTTAGTTCCTACATTCGGAAAACTGGGCAGAAGATTGTTATGgatgaagaaaaagataaaGATATGGTACAGTCACTATTGGACTTCAAGGCTTCTCTTGACATAGTATGGGAAGAGAGCTATTGCAAGAATGAATCATTTGGCAACACCATCAAAGATTCGTTTGAGCATCTGATAAACCTTCGCCAG AATCGTCCAGCTGAACTTATAGCCAAATTTTTAGACGAGAAGCTCCGTGCTGGGAATAAGGGTACTTCTGAAGAAGAATTGGAGAATACCCTTGAAAAAGTCTTGGTTTTGTTTAGATTTATCCAG GGTAAAGATGTGTTCGAGGCATTCTATAAAAAGGATCTTGCAAAGAGACTCTTGTTAGGAAAGAGCGCTTCAATTGATGCTGAGAAATCCATGATCTCTAAG CTCAAGACTGAGTGCGGTAGCCAGTTTACAAACAAGCTCGAAGGGATGTTCAAG GATATTGAACTGTCAAAGGAAATCAATGAGTCATTCAAACAATCGTCTCAGGCCAGAACAAAACTGCCATCGGGAATTGAGTTGAGTGTCCACGTTTTAACCACAGG GTACTGGCCAACATATCCACCTATGGATGTTAAACTTCCTCATGAATTGAATGTCTATCAG GATATCTTCAAAGAGTTCTATTTGAGCAAGTACAGTGGAAGGAGGTTAATGTGGCAAAATTCATTAGGTCACTGTGTTTTGAAGGCAGATTTCACCAAAGCTAAAAAGGAGCTTGCTGTTTCCCTTTTTCAG GCTGTTGTGTTGATGTTATTCAACGATGCAATGAAACTTAGCTTTGAAGACATTAAAGACTCCACCGGCATAGAGGACAAGGAACTGAGGAGGACTCTCCAGTCGCTTGCCTGTGGAAAAGTTCGTATCCTGCATAAG TATCCAAAGGGAAGAGACGTGCAAGACGGCGATGAATTTGATTTTAATGACACCTTTACAGCTCCTCTCTATCGCATTAAG GTGAATGCGATCCAGATGAAAGAGACGGTAGAAGAGAACACGAGTACAACAGAGAGAGTATTCCAAGACCGACAATACCAG ATTGATGCAGCCATTGTTCGGATAATGAAGACAAGAAAAGTCTTAAGCCATACTCTTCTAATCACTGAGCTCTTCCAACAG CTGAAATTCCCAATAAAACCGGCTGATCTGAAGAAGAGGATCGAAAGCCTGATCGATCGGGAGTACTTGGAGAGGGACAAGAGCAACCCTCAGATATATAATTACCTTGCTTAG
- the LOC108812384 gene encoding cullin-4 isoform X1, with protein MSLPTKRSSYSSPPMKKSKNTPSADKLRRFPIEEEEEDPTPSAANLSRKKATLPQPSKKLVIKLNKAKPSLPTNFEDTTWDNLQSAIRAIFLKQPFSFDLERLYQAVDNLCLHKLEGKLYQRIEKECEEHISVALQSLVGQDTDLSVFLSLVEKCWQDFCDQMLMIRSIALSLDRKYVIQNPNVRSLWEMGLQLFRKHLSLSPDVEQKTVTALLRMIEKERLAEAVNRTLLSHLLKMFTALGIYTESFEKHFLECTSEFYAAEGMKYMQQYDVPEYLKHVEGRLHEENERCILYIDPSTRKPLISTIEKQLLERHTIGILDKGFTPLMDGRRTEDLQRMYTLFSRVNALESLRQALSSYIRKTGQKIVMDEEKDKDMVQSLLDFKASLDIVWEESYCKNESFGNTIKDSFEHLINLRQNRPAELIAKFLDEKLRAGNKGTSEEELENTLEKVLVLFRFIQGKDVFEAFYKKDLAKRLLLGKSASIDAEKSMISKLKTECGSQFTNKLEGMFKDIELSKEINESFKQSSQARTKLPSGIELSVHVLTTGYWPTYPPMDVKLPHELNVYQDIFKEFYLSKYSGRRLMWQNSLGHCVLKADFTKAKKELAVSLFQAVVLMLFNDAMKLSFEDIKDSTGIEDKELRRTLQSLACGKVRILHKYPKGRDVQDGDEFDFNDTFTAPLYRIKVNAIQMKETVEENTSTTERVFQDRQYQIDAAIVRIMKTRKVLSHTLLITELFQQLKFPIKPADLKKRIESLIDREYLERDKSNPQIYNYLA; from the exons ATGTCTCTTCCAACAAAACGCTCCTCTTACTCTTCTCCTCCCATGAAGAAGTCCAAAAACACTCCTTCCGCCGACAAGCTTCGCCGCTTTCCCatcgaggaagaagaagaagatcctaCTCCCTCCGCCGCCAATCTCTCCCGCAAGAAAGCTACTCTCCCTCAGCCTTCTAAGAAGCTCGTCATCAAGCTCAACAAAG CCAAGCCAAGTCTACCTACAAACTTTGAAGATACTACTTGGGATAATCTCCAGTCAGCTATCAGAGCTATATTCCTCAAACAGCCCTTTTCTTTTGACCTCGAGAGGCTTTACCAG GCTGTTGATAACCTTTGCTTGCATAAGCTGGAAGGAAAGCTTTACCAACGGATTGAGAAGGAGTGCGAAGAACACATCTCTGTAGCTTTACAGTCGTTGGTTGGGCAAGACACCGATCTGTCTGTTTTCTTGTCTCTCGTTGAGAAATGCTGGCAAGATTTCTGTGACCAGATGCTTATGATCCGTAGTATAGCCTTGTCTTTGGATAGGAAGTATGTGATACAGAACCCAAATGTACGTTCCTTATGGGAGATGGGCCTGCAGCTTTTCCGGAAGCATCTTTCTCTGTCCCCTGATGTTGAGCAGAAGACAGTTACTGCTCTCTTAAGAATGATTGAAAAGGAAAG GTTAGCCGAAGCTGTTAATAGGACTTTACTAAGCCATCTCTTAAAGATGTTTACTGCACTGGGAATATATACTGAGAGCTTTGAAAAACATTTCCTTGAATGCACTTCTGAATTTTATGCTGCTGAAGGAATGAAGTATATGCAGCAGTATGACGTTCCTGAGTACCTGAAGCATGTCGAG GGAAGGTTGCATGAAGAGAATGAAAGATGCATACTATACATAGATCCATCGACCAGGAAACCCTTGATATCAACTATTGAAAAGCAACTTCTTGAGCGTCATACAATTGGTATCCTTGATAAG GGATTCACACCATTAATGGATGGACGTCGTACTGAGGACCTCCAGAGGATGTACACCCTGTTTTCTAGGGTCAATGCACTTGAGTCTTTGAGGCAAGCGCTTAGTTCCTACATTCGGAAAACTGGGCAGAAGATTGTTATGgatgaagaaaaagataaaGATATGGTACAGTCACTATTGGACTTCAAGGCTTCTCTTGACATAGTATGGGAAGAGAGCTATTGCAAGAATGAATCATTTGGCAACACCATCAAAGATTCGTTTGAGCATCTGATAAACCTTCGCCAG AATCGTCCAGCTGAACTTATAGCCAAATTTTTAGACGAGAAGCTCCGTGCTGGGAATAAGGGTACTTCTGAAGAAGAATTGGAGAATACCCTTGAAAAAGTCTTGGTTTTGTTTAGATTTATCCAG GGTAAAGATGTGTTCGAGGCATTCTATAAAAAGGATCTTGCAAAGAGACTCTTGTTAGGAAAGAGCGCTTCAATTGATGCTGAGAAATCCATGATCTCTAAG CTCAAGACTGAGTGCGGTAGCCAGTTTACAAACAAGCTCGAAGGGATGTTCAAG GATATTGAACTGTCAAAGGAAATCAATGAGTCATTCAAACAATCGTCTCAGGCCAGAACAAAACTGCCATCGGGAATTGAGTTGAGTGTCCACGTTTTAACCACAGG GTACTGGCCAACATATCCACCTATGGATGTTAAACTTCCTCATGAATTGAATGTCTATCAG GATATCTTCAAAGAGTTCTATTTGAGCAAGTACAGTGGAAGGAGGTTAATGTGGCAAAATTCATTAGGTCACTGTGTTTTGAAGGCAGATTTCACCAAAGCTAAAAAGGAGCTTGCTGTTTCCCTTTTTCAG GCTGTTGTGTTGATGTTATTCAACGATGCAATGAAACTTAGCTTTGAAGACATTAAAGACTCCACCGGCATAGAGGACAAGGAACTGAGGAGGACTCTCCAGTCGCTTGCCTGTGGAAAAGTTCGTATCCTGCATAAG TATCCAAAGGGAAGAGACGTGCAAGACGGCGATGAATTTGATTTTAATGACACCTTTACAGCTCCTCTCTATCGCATTAAG GTGAATGCGATCCAGATGAAAGAGACGGTAGAAGAGAACACGAGTACAACAGAGAGAGTATTCCAAGACCGACAATACCAG ATTGATGCAGCCATTGTTCGGATAATGAAGACAAGAAAAGTCTTAAGCCATACTCTTCTAATCACTGAGCTCTTCCAACAG CTGAAATTCCCAATAAAACCGGCTGATCTGAAGAAGAGGATCGAAAGCCTGATCGATCGGGAGTACTTGGAGAGGGACAAGAGCAACCCTCAGATATATAATTACCTTGCTTAG